The following is a genomic window from Engystomops pustulosus chromosome 11, aEngPut4.maternal, whole genome shotgun sequence.
agcatgaatctggtgcagtattAGACTGTGTTACATTTAAAGACTTTTaaaaaatctgccccatggaATGGGCTCTGTGAAGACTGAGCTTATGATTAGGAGGGTCATAAGCTCACAAAAATATCACACCTACGAGTATATTAGTTATCCTTTAGTTTTTATAAATCAATCCATAACACTGTATAGTCAGCACTGATCTCAGGGgggctttttttaacttttgactAGATGGCAGAAGCAGACTCAGAAAACCAGACAAGTGAAGAGGTTTCTAAGAGGTTAAAAGAACTTGAAAAGGAACTGGAAAGAATGATAGAACACATGGAAAAAGTATCAGGTAGGGTCAGAGGTATTTATTGGAACTTGGTCATGAAGCTTACCTCTACTGGAAACATCCTATACTGAGTTTCTAGAGCCTTTTGGTAGAGCTTTATGTAGCCTTTTTGTACAAAGTTCAAATTTATTCGGCAGATCACTCCTTttcatttctccatttttttaTTCCATGAATATATAAATATGCAAGTTATGTGATGAAAAAACTACAACTTCACTATAAAAGTAAATCTCAAACAGCATTCCTTCCTTGTATAGGTTAGTTTTGCGAATGCCCATAGAAGCAATTTACGATGTGTACTAGATACAGAAAATATGGCCAGCTCACGTCTTCATTTCCTCGTCATGTAGCAGGTAGCCTTAGCGTCTATTTGTGGTTTTCTTTCATTGGATACTTTATATTCTTTTTTGTTAATAGTTCGAACTACATGGATGGTGTATGAAATGATAGCAACACGTAAAGATCCGGTCCTGATCGACCAACTGAGAAGATTGGATGAAAGCTTCTTGCAGTGCAGAGAAGAAATAGAGGAGAAGTGGAAAGCTATGTTGGATGAAACCAAGAAGAAACCAGAACAACAGTAAATGTGTTCAGTATGAAACATTCCCATCAATAAAGAATCAATCAGATCtgttttttacaatttattttttgaAGCTGATAGTATAAATATCTTTGTTGCTCAGAATCCTAGAATTGTCCATCTGTCTTTAATTTGTGTATGACAAGAGAAATGCAAATCCTTCAAAACTTGATCTGAATTTT
Proteins encoded in this region:
- the SYCE3 gene encoding synaptonemal complex central element protein 3; the protein is MAEADSENQTSEEVSKRLKELEKELERMIEHMEKVSVRTTWMVYEMIATRKDPVLIDQLRRLDESFLQCREEIEEKWKAMLDETKKKPEQQ